In the genome of Tannockella kyphosi, one region contains:
- the rplN gene encoding 50S ribosomal protein L14, translating into MIQNESRLKVADNTGAKEVLVIRSLGGSNRKSSNIGDVIVCTVKQAAPGGSVKKGEVVKAVIVRSKYGVGRDNGSHIKFDDNACVIIKDDKSPKGTRIFGPVARELRDADFMKIVSLAPEVL; encoded by the coding sequence ATGATCCAAAACGAAAGCAGATTAAAAGTTGCTGACAACACAGGAGCAAAAGAAGTTTTAGTTATTAGAAGCCTAGGTGGTTCTAATAGAAAATCAAGTAACATCGGTGACGTTATTGTTTGTACAGTAAAACAAGCAGCACCAGGTGGTTCAGTAAAAAAAGGTGAAGTTGTTAAGGCAGTTATCGTAAGAAGTAAATATGGTGTAGGTCGTGATAACGGTTCACACATCAAATTCGACGATAATGCTTGCGTAATTATCAAAGATGACAAATCTCCAAAAGGGACACGTATCTTTGGACCAGTTGCCAGAGAGTTAAGAGATGCAGATTTCATGAAAATCGTATCATTAGCTCCTGAAGTATTATAG
- the rpsQ gene encoding 30S ribosomal protein S17 produces the protein MERNNRKVYTGTVVSTKMDKTITVLVETYVKHKLYGKRVKSSTKFKAHDEEGIARDGDIVKIMSTRPLSATKRFRLVEIVKKAEII, from the coding sequence ATGGAAAGAAATAATCGTAAAGTTTATACTGGTACAGTTGTATCTACGAAAATGGATAAAACAATTACAGTGCTTGTAGAAACATATGTAAAACACAAATTATACGGAAAACGCGTTAAATCATCAACAAAGTTTAAAGCTCATGATGAAGAAGGTATTGCTAGAGATGGTGACATTGTTAAAATTATGTCAACTAGACCATTATCAGCTACAAAACGTTTCCGTTTAGTAGAAATCGTTAAAAAAGCAGAAATTATTTAA
- the rpmC gene encoding 50S ribosomal protein L29 encodes MTVLEIKELDNAALLAKVEEFKKELFGLRFQQATGQLENTARIREVRKSIARIKTIIREREMNK; translated from the coding sequence ATGACAGTACTAGAAATCAAAGAATTAGATAACGCTGCTTTATTAGCTAAAGTAGAAGAGTTTAAAAAAGAATTGTTCGGACTTCGTTTCCAACAAGCTACTGGACAATTAGAAAATACAGCACGTATTAGAGAAGTTCGTAAATCAATCGCTAGAATTAAAACAATTATTAGAGAAAGAGAAATGAACAAGTAA
- the rplX gene encoding 50S ribosomal protein L24: MKIRVGDTVEVIAGNDKGKQGEVLQILTKTSKVVVEGVNVVTKHIKPSQADPEGGIVQREAPIAVSNVAFYDSKAKAPVKLGYKVTVNADGKKTKVRVNKKTQAEVDKKKKK; encoded by the coding sequence ATGAAAATCCGTGTAGGTGATACTGTAGAAGTTATCGCAGGAAATGATAAAGGGAAACAAGGTGAAGTTTTACAAATTCTTACTAAAACTAGTAAAGTAGTTGTAGAAGGTGTAAATGTTGTTACAAAACACATTAAACCATCACAAGCAGACCCTGAAGGTGGAATAGTACAAAGAGAAGCTCCTATTGCAGTTTCTAATGTAGCATTCTATGATTCAAAAGCAAAAGCACCAGTTAAATTAGGATATAAAGTAACTGTTAATGCTGATGGTAAAAAAACTAAAGTTCGTGTAAACAAAAAAACACAAGCTGAAGTTGATAAAAAGAAAAAGAAATAA
- the rplE gene encoding 50S ribosomal protein L5 — protein sequence MNRLKERYENEVIKSMMEKFNYSSKMQAPKVEKIVLNIGVGDAVSNSKLLEDAVAELALITGQKPITTKAKKSIAGFKLREGAPIGCKVTLRGERMYEFLDKLVNISLPRVRDFRGVSADSFDGRGNYTLGIKEQLIFPEINFDKVNKLRGMDIVFVTTAKTDEEGRELLTQLGMPFQKK from the coding sequence ATGAACCGATTAAAAGAACGTTATGAAAACGAAGTAATCAAATCAATGATGGAAAAATTCAATTATTCTTCAAAAATGCAAGCACCAAAAGTTGAAAAAATTGTTTTAAACATTGGTGTTGGTGATGCTGTATCTAATTCTAAATTATTAGAAGATGCAGTTGCAGAATTAGCTTTAATTACAGGTCAAAAACCAATTACAACTAAAGCTAAAAAATCAATCGCTGGTTTCAAATTACGTGAAGGTGCTCCAATTGGATGTAAAGTAACTTTACGTGGTGAAAGAATGTATGAATTTTTAGATAAATTAGTAAATATCTCTTTACCTCGTGTAAGAGACTTCAGAGGGGTATCTGCTGATTCATTTGATGGAAGAGGAAATTATACTTTAGGTATTAAAGAACAATTAATTTTCCCTGAAATCAACTTTGATAAAGTAAACAAATTAAGAGGGATGGACATCGTATTTGTGACTACGGCTAAAACTGATGAAGAAGGTCGTGAATTATTAACACAATTAGGAATGCCTTTCCAAAAGAAATAG
- a CDS encoding type Z 30S ribosomal protein S14: protein MAKTSMKVKQQRPQKFKVREYTRCERCGRPHSVIRKFKLCRICFRELAYKGEIPGVKKASW from the coding sequence ATGGCTAAAACATCTATGAAAGTGAAACAACAACGTCCTCAAAAGTTTAAAGTACGTGAATATACACGTTGCGAACGTTGTGGTAGACCACACTCAGTAATTAGAAAATTTAAACTATGCAGAATTTGCTTCCGTGAATTAGCTTACAAAGGCGAAATTCCTGGAGTAAAGAAAGCAAGTTGGTAG